One stretch of Ornithinimicrobium ciconiae DNA includes these proteins:
- a CDS encoding GNAT family N-acetyltransferase, whose translation MNHESPATTTPAVDPPPAPATRLVDLGPGDAERIMALEHLVWFEVAPGVSTEEALAELDFERTRGAELVTPTPRVGASAGTPAPLAGMYASWAMAVTAPGPHGSLVRLPMNGLTWVGVHPDQRRRGVLRQMMTAHLHTAHDEGEAVAGLQAAEVGIYGRFGYGAASLDVTLTLGRGASLDAGAALASAADQVTTHIVPAGTPEAMKVIQRAHLRAAEHTLGAVTRTDAMAAVWFRDFPVARGSKEPMQVLFATRGEDVCGYALFRRSPKWEHGVPGGEVTVREMGATDTAALLALARRVVDFDLTGTVTLDGRGIDDPLLWWAGGPRSAGLRAGDSLWVRLVDVDKAMTARGYSTAVDLVLDVLDPVCPWNQRRWRLTAGADGVGRCLPTDDAPDVRLPVAALGAAYLGSRPIAGQAAAGTVTELRPGAAAELSRAMRADVEPVAAIGF comes from the coding sequence GTGAATCACGAGAGTCCCGCGACGACCACACCCGCTGTCGACCCGCCTCCGGCACCTGCCACGAGGCTGGTCGACCTGGGCCCTGGCGATGCCGAGCGCATCATGGCCCTGGAGCACCTCGTCTGGTTTGAGGTGGCGCCCGGGGTCAGCACGGAGGAGGCCCTGGCCGAGCTGGACTTTGAGCGCACTCGAGGCGCCGAGCTCGTCACGCCGACACCACGCGTGGGTGCCTCTGCCGGCACCCCCGCCCCATTGGCCGGGATGTATGCCTCGTGGGCGATGGCGGTCACCGCCCCGGGCCCCCACGGATCGCTGGTCCGGCTCCCGATGAATGGCCTCACCTGGGTCGGTGTCCACCCTGACCAGCGCCGTCGCGGCGTCCTGCGCCAGATGATGACCGCACACCTGCACACCGCCCACGACGAGGGCGAGGCCGTCGCCGGGTTGCAGGCAGCAGAGGTCGGGATCTACGGACGATTCGGCTACGGGGCAGCCTCCCTGGACGTCACACTCACCCTCGGACGAGGGGCCAGCCTGGACGCGGGCGCCGCACTGGCGAGCGCTGCTGACCAGGTCACCACGCACATCGTCCCGGCCGGCACCCCCGAGGCGATGAAGGTGATCCAGCGAGCCCACCTGCGCGCTGCCGAGCACACCCTCGGCGCCGTCACCCGGACGGATGCGATGGCTGCGGTGTGGTTCCGTGACTTCCCCGTGGCGCGCGGCAGCAAGGAGCCGATGCAGGTCCTGTTTGCCACGCGTGGCGAGGACGTCTGCGGCTACGCCCTGTTCCGACGGTCCCCCAAGTGGGAGCACGGGGTGCCCGGTGGCGAGGTGACGGTGCGCGAGATGGGAGCCACGGACACCGCCGCCCTGCTGGCCCTGGCCCGTCGCGTCGTCGACTTCGACCTCACCGGCACGGTCACCCTCGACGGACGGGGAATCGATGACCCACTGCTCTGGTGGGCTGGTGGTCCCCGCTCGGCAGGGTTGCGTGCCGGGGACTCGCTGTGGGTGCGGCTGGTCGACGTCGACAAGGCGATGACTGCTCGTGGCTACAGCACAGCCGTCGATCTGGTCCTCGACGTCCTCGATCCCGTGTGCCCCTGGAACCAGCGCCGCTGGCGACTCACGGCCGGCGCCGACGGTGTCGGTCGCTGTCTGCCCACGGACGATGCGCCCGACGTGCGCCTACCGGTCGCCGCGCTCGGGGCGGCCTACCTCGGCTCGCGTCCCATCGCAGGCCAGGCTGCGGCAGGCACGGTGACCGAGCTGCGACCCGGCGCCGCCGCCGAGCTGTCCCGGGCGATGCGCGCCGACGTCGAGCCCGTCGCGGCCATCGGCTTCTGA
- a CDS encoding MFS transporter gives MQETHQAHATAGRQGSPLAVALVFAASGFVMAQTLSRVPALRDSVGASEAELGLALVGGGVGSLLAMPHTARLVDRFGNRSVTAVALVLGSLGWGSVGFAPNVWALAGLLVLAGAPVGIWDVSMNIQGTRVEQLHQRTLMPYLHAAFSAGAVLGASLGAWAAWQGVGLVQVAAGAIAGLLAGLAAVRRFIPADPPEAVTPQESTDDHRTGSRGITRAELLIGLVCLAAALAEGAANDWLALLLVDVHEAPAGFGGLAFMAFNVTMLIGRLVGGAATTRWGRANLARGGGVLAGSGILLITLVPSLEVALVASLLWGLGISTVFPAAISAAGEVPGRGNQAIGVVSTIAYGAFLFGAPTIGLLAGLFGLDRALWLVVGFLAVMVLLAGNLGERRSRATRR, from the coding sequence GTGCAGGAGACTCACCAGGCGCACGCTACGGCAGGACGTCAGGGCTCACCCCTGGCCGTCGCGCTGGTCTTCGCCGCCTCCGGTTTCGTGATGGCCCAGACGCTCTCCCGGGTGCCCGCGCTGCGCGACAGCGTCGGGGCGTCCGAGGCCGAGCTCGGGCTCGCCCTGGTCGGGGGTGGCGTGGGCTCGCTCCTGGCGATGCCGCACACGGCCCGTCTGGTCGACCGGTTCGGCAACCGCAGCGTCACGGCCGTGGCGCTCGTCCTGGGCAGCCTCGGCTGGGGGAGCGTCGGCTTCGCCCCGAACGTGTGGGCGCTGGCCGGGCTCCTCGTGCTGGCCGGAGCCCCCGTGGGCATCTGGGATGTGTCGATGAACATCCAGGGCACCCGGGTCGAGCAGCTGCACCAGCGGACCCTGATGCCCTATCTGCACGCCGCCTTCTCTGCTGGCGCGGTCCTCGGGGCCAGCCTGGGGGCGTGGGCGGCGTGGCAGGGCGTGGGGTTGGTGCAGGTGGCCGCCGGCGCGATCGCCGGCCTGCTGGCGGGGTTGGCCGCGGTGCGCCGCTTCATCCCGGCCGACCCGCCCGAGGCCGTGACGCCGCAGGAAAGCACCGACGACCACCGGACCGGCAGCCGTGGCATCACCCGTGCCGAGTTGCTCATCGGGCTCGTCTGCCTGGCTGCCGCCCTCGCCGAGGGAGCGGCCAACGACTGGCTGGCTCTGCTGCTCGTCGACGTGCACGAGGCACCAGCGGGGTTCGGCGGTCTGGCGTTCATGGCCTTCAACGTCACGATGCTGATCGGTCGGCTGGTCGGTGGCGCGGCCACGACGCGCTGGGGTCGGGCCAACCTCGCTCGAGGCGGTGGCGTCCTGGCGGGGAGCGGGATCCTGCTGATCACCCTGGTGCCCTCGTTGGAGGTGGCGCTGGTGGCCTCACTGCTGTGGGGCCTGGGGATCTCGACGGTCTTCCCGGCAGCGATCTCCGCCGCCGGCGAGGTCCCGGGCCGTGGCAACCAGGCGATCGGTGTGGTCAGCACGATCGCCTACGGCGCGTTCCTGTTCGGGGCCCCCACCATCGGGCTGCTCGCCGGACTCTTCGGCCTGGACCGAGCGCTGTGGCTGGTCGTCGGCTTCCTCGCGGTGATGGTGCTCCTCGCAGGCAATCTCGGCGAGCGACGCTCCCGGGCGACCCGGCGCTAG
- a CDS encoding GNAT family N-acetyltransferase: MPPHDRETRHASRGKRGTTGREATGRGTTGRGAAGRLTLREPRHEDRDQVLAAQSELAEDDFNFALWDFPEASAEQTWERYLDKVEKDRTGTDLAPGRVPATMLFALVDGQIVGRVHIRHQLTPALLEVGGHIGYGVRPGYRRLGYATEMLRQGLDVVRRLGIERSLVTCDADNPGSIGTIEHCAGVLEDTRVQEDGTLTRRYWIDLS; encoded by the coding sequence ATGCCCCCGCATGACAGGGAGACGCGGCACGCCTCGCGCGGGAAAAGAGGGACGACCGGTCGGGAGGCGACCGGTCGGGGGACGACCGGTCGGGGGGCGGCCGGCCGGCTGACCCTGCGTGAGCCCCGCCACGAGGACCGGGACCAGGTGCTGGCTGCCCAGTCCGAACTCGCCGAGGACGACTTCAACTTCGCCCTCTGGGACTTTCCCGAGGCGTCAGCCGAGCAGACCTGGGAGCGCTACCTCGACAAGGTCGAGAAGGACCGGACCGGCACCGATCTGGCCCCGGGCCGCGTCCCGGCGACCATGCTCTTCGCCCTCGTCGACGGGCAGATCGTGGGGCGAGTTCACATCCGGCACCAGCTGACCCCCGCACTGCTCGAGGTGGGTGGGCACATCGGCTACGGGGTGCGCCCGGGATACCGTCGCCTCGGTTATGCCACCGAGATGCTGCGCCAGGGACTCGACGTGGTGCGGCGGCTCGGCATCGAGCGCTCCCTGGTCACCTGCGACGCGGACAATCCGGGGTCGATCGGCACCATCGAGCACTGCGCCGGCGTCCTGGAGGACACCCGGGTGCAGGAGGACGGGACGCTGACCCGCCGCTACTGGATCGACCTGAGCTAG
- a CDS encoding isochorismate synthase: protein MTVPVLPRLRARTLETPPQPDLFDLIPSDVDPRSVLSWVREGSGLVGWGRAASSAQAGTSTAGPDRFALAAQWWRDVVAGAEIEDELNLPGTGLVAFGSFAFAPESPDGGGLVVPRVVAGQHDGRAWVTSIEAIEDESVPSAPQATQAPEHSAGPTPGLTLRDGAVPAREWPSVIATAIERIEAGEVDKVVLARDVLAVSDRPIDTVTLLRRLAQRYAATWTFAVDGLVGATPEMLVRLQHGRVRSRVLAGTVRRDQSPAPSVTEPHPELEEPHTSDPRLHLVSSAKDLEEHAFAVRSVAEALTPHCASLDVPEEPFVLELPDVYHLATDLSGEAGDDATSLDLAAALHPSAAVCGTPSEVAARLISELERMDRGRYAGPVGWMGASGDGDWGIALRCGQLTAQSHAMRLFAGGGIVAASDPQAELAETEVKLAAMRHALGLGS, encoded by the coding sequence GTGACCGTCCCCGTCCTGCCCCGCCTGCGTGCGCGCACCCTCGAGACGCCGCCGCAGCCCGACCTGTTCGACCTCATCCCCTCGGACGTGGACCCGCGGTCAGTTCTCAGCTGGGTGCGGGAGGGCAGCGGGCTGGTGGGGTGGGGCCGGGCGGCCTCCAGCGCCCAGGCCGGCACTTCGACAGCGGGACCGGACCGGTTCGCGCTCGCCGCGCAGTGGTGGCGGGACGTCGTGGCCGGTGCCGAGATCGAGGACGAGCTCAACCTGCCGGGCACCGGACTGGTCGCCTTCGGCTCATTTGCCTTCGCCCCCGAGTCACCCGACGGCGGGGGGCTGGTGGTGCCGCGCGTCGTGGCGGGGCAGCATGACGGGCGCGCCTGGGTGACGAGCATCGAGGCGATCGAGGACGAGAGTGTCCCGTCGGCACCACAGGCGACACAGGCACCGGAGCACTCGGCCGGCCCCACCCCAGGTCTCACCCTCCGGGACGGCGCCGTGCCCGCGCGGGAGTGGCCGTCGGTGATAGCCACCGCGATCGAGCGGATCGAGGCGGGCGAGGTCGATAAGGTCGTGCTGGCCCGTGACGTGCTGGCAGTGTCCGACAGGCCCATCGACACGGTCACGCTGCTGCGCCGACTCGCCCAGAGGTATGCCGCGACCTGGACCTTTGCCGTCGACGGTCTCGTCGGCGCGACGCCGGAGATGCTGGTGCGTCTGCAGCACGGCAGGGTGCGCTCGCGCGTGCTCGCCGGGACCGTCCGGCGGGACCAGAGCCCGGCGCCGTCCGTCACCGAGCCGCACCCTGAGCTGGAGGAGCCGCACACCAGCGACCCACGCCTGCACCTGGTGTCCAGCGCCAAGGACCTGGAGGAGCACGCCTTCGCCGTCCGCTCCGTCGCGGAGGCGCTCACGCCGCACTGCGCCAGCCTGGACGTGCCGGAGGAGCCGTTCGTGCTGGAGCTCCCGGACGTCTATCACCTGGCCACCGACCTCAGCGGCGAGGCGGGGGACGACGCCACCTCCCTGGATCTCGCGGCGGCCCTGCATCCCTCAGCCGCGGTGTGCGGGACACCGTCCGAGGTGGCTGCCCGTCTCATCTCCGAGCTCGAGAGGATGGATCGGGGTCGGTATGCCGGGCCGGTCGGGTGGATGGGTGCCTCCGGGGACGGCGACTGGGGGATCGCACTGCGCTGCGGCCAGCTGACGGCACAGAGTCACGCCATGCGGCTGTTCGCGGGCGGCGGCATCGTCGCCGCCTCGGACCCTCAGGCCGAGCTGGCCGAGACCGAGGTGAAACTGGCTGCGATGCGCCACGCCCTCGGCCTAGGGTCGTGA
- a CDS encoding demethylmenaquinone methyltransferase, producing the protein MSRASLDKAPHEVAEMFDGVAGRYDLTNDVLSLGQDRLWRRAVVRAVDARPGERILDIAAGTGTSSEPFADADIDVVPADFSLGMLRQGNRRRPDLAFTAADALALPFADGAFDVVTMSFGLRNVADTGAALEEFHRVTKPGGRLMICEFSTPTFGPFRTVYQEYLMRALPPVARRVSSNPDSYVYLAESIQAWPDQAGLARLIRAAGWSGVRWRNLSGGIVALHHAVR; encoded by the coding sequence ATGAGTCGCGCGAGTCTGGACAAGGCGCCCCACGAGGTCGCTGAAATGTTTGACGGGGTGGCCGGTCGCTATGACCTGACCAACGACGTGTTGTCGCTGGGTCAGGACCGGCTCTGGCGCCGGGCCGTGGTCCGGGCGGTCGACGCCCGCCCGGGGGAGCGCATCCTGGATATCGCCGCCGGCACCGGCACCAGCAGTGAGCCGTTCGCCGACGCAGATATCGACGTGGTGCCGGCCGACTTCTCGCTCGGCATGCTGCGCCAGGGCAACCGGCGCCGGCCCGACCTGGCCTTCACGGCCGCCGACGCCCTGGCTCTGCCGTTCGCCGACGGGGCCTTCGACGTGGTGACCATGAGCTTCGGTCTGCGCAATGTCGCCGACACCGGAGCGGCACTCGAGGAGTTCCACCGGGTCACCAAGCCCGGCGGTCGCCTGATGATCTGCGAGTTCAGCACCCCGACCTTCGGTCCGTTCCGCACCGTCTACCAGGAGTATCTGATGCGGGCCCTCCCGCCGGTGGCGCGCCGGGTGAGCAGCAACCCCGACTCCTACGTCTACCTCGCCGAGTCGATCCAGGCCTGGCCCGACCAGGCCGGACTGGCCCGGCTGATCCGTGCCGCCGGCTGGAGCGGCGTGCGGTGGCGCAACCTCAGCGGCGGCATCGTCGCGCTGCACCACGCGGTGCGTTAG
- a CDS encoding DUF294 nucleotidyltransferase-like domain-containing protein — translation MAIEITELVEFLTEHAPFRDLPRSALNALVHRSQLRYVRRGTRLLSVGESNDVMYVVRSGAVDITDIEGGLVERSDPGTSFGMSTLVERAPSRYDFTVSEDSLLLVVTEAAFRETCARDPHFELFYTSAHAARLRRAVASLHVAERGGAVLRTSLADLVRRPPVAASPETTIREAAELMAAERVSSVLVLQDSRLVGIVTDRDLRTRVVAAGRDPQEPLSSVMTPGPATGRSDALAFEALMKMVDRNIHHLPVLDTAGAVIGLVSVTDLMRLEHSNPIYLVADIAAAADAASLATLAQRIPLIVQQLVAEDATAQDIGRAVTAIGDAIERRLLTLAEAGLGPPPVPYAWVVLGSQARHEQGLASDQDNAIIISDTMTPDQDSYFAALAAQVSDGLAACGYPPCPGEVMATNPRWRLPAARWRQHFEGWLTTPEPQAVLNGSIFFDMRALHGDTALVEELRADILSRTRRSHLFLAYLAQHAVARRPPLGFFRGLVLEKEGAHRDRLDLKGGGVAAVVELARVHALSHGLVEVNTQARLTAAARTHSISPQLAAEVADALEFIAYLRFRHQGRAVRAGRPPDNYVDPATLTDFEQRHLRDAFRIVRSAQLALSQRFPLESLS, via the coding sequence ATGGCCATCGAGATCACCGAGCTCGTGGAGTTCCTCACCGAGCACGCACCGTTCCGGGATCTGCCACGATCTGCGCTCAATGCCCTGGTCCACCGCAGCCAGCTGCGCTACGTCCGTCGTGGCACCCGTCTGCTGTCGGTGGGGGAGTCCAACGACGTGATGTATGTCGTGCGCTCCGGTGCCGTCGACATCACCGACATCGAGGGGGGCCTGGTCGAGCGCAGCGACCCCGGAACCTCGTTCGGCATGTCCACCCTCGTCGAGCGGGCTCCCTCGCGCTACGACTTCACGGTCAGCGAGGACAGTCTGCTCCTGGTGGTCACCGAGGCCGCCTTCCGGGAGACCTGCGCCAGGGATCCTCATTTCGAGCTGTTCTACACCTCGGCCCATGCCGCCCGACTGCGCCGGGCGGTGGCCAGCCTGCACGTGGCCGAACGCGGCGGCGCCGTGCTGCGGACCTCACTCGCCGACCTGGTCCGCCGCCCACCGGTCGCGGCCTCGCCGGAGACCACCATCCGCGAGGCAGCCGAACTGATGGCCGCCGAGCGTGTTTCGTCGGTGCTGGTCCTGCAGGACTCCCGGTTGGTGGGCATCGTGACCGACCGGGACCTGCGCACCCGGGTGGTGGCAGCCGGCCGCGACCCACAGGAGCCGCTGTCCTCGGTGATGACACCGGGCCCGGCGACCGGGCGCAGCGACGCCCTCGCCTTTGAGGCACTGATGAAGATGGTCGACCGCAACATCCACCACCTGCCGGTGCTGGACACGGCCGGAGCGGTCATCGGCCTGGTCAGCGTCACCGACCTAATGCGACTGGAGCACTCCAACCCGATCTATCTCGTCGCCGACATCGCTGCGGCTGCCGACGCCGCCAGTCTGGCCACCCTCGCCCAACGCATCCCGCTCATCGTGCAGCAGCTGGTGGCCGAGGATGCGACAGCACAGGACATCGGCCGGGCGGTGACCGCGATCGGGGATGCCATCGAGCGGCGGCTGCTGACCCTCGCCGAGGCCGGCCTCGGGCCTCCTCCGGTGCCCTACGCCTGGGTGGTCCTCGGCTCGCAGGCCAGGCACGAGCAGGGACTGGCCAGCGACCAGGACAACGCGATCATCATCAGCGACACGATGACTCCCGACCAGGACTCCTACTTCGCCGCGCTCGCCGCGCAGGTGTCCGACGGGCTGGCCGCGTGCGGCTACCCGCCGTGTCCCGGTGAGGTGATGGCGACCAACCCGAGGTGGCGCCTCCCGGCAGCGCGGTGGCGACAGCACTTCGAGGGCTGGCTGACCACACCCGAGCCGCAGGCCGTGCTCAACGGCTCGATCTTCTTCGACATGAGGGCGCTGCACGGTGACACGGCCCTGGTGGAGGAGCTGCGGGCCGACATCCTGTCCCGCACCCGGCGCTCCCACCTCTTCCTGGCCTACCTGGCTCAGCACGCCGTCGCTCGACGCCCCCCGCTGGGGTTCTTCCGCGGCCTGGTGCTGGAGAAGGAGGGCGCGCACCGGGACCGGCTGGACCTCAAGGGCGGTGGGGTCGCCGCCGTGGTCGAGCTGGCCCGGGTGCACGCCCTGTCCCACGGGCTGGTGGAGGTCAACACCCAGGCCCGGCTCACCGCGGCGGCCCGGACCCACTCGATCTCCCCCCAGCTGGCCGCGGAGGTCGCCGACGCGCTGGAGTTCATCGCCTACCTCCGGTTCCGGCACCAGGGCCGCGCCGTGCGGGCCGGGCGCCCCCCTGACAACTACGTCGATCCGGCGACGTTGACCGACTTCGAGCAGCGGCACCTTCGGGACGCCTTCCGCATCGTCCGGTCCGCTCAGCTGGCTCTCTCGCAGCGGTTCCCGCTGGAGAGCCTGTCGTGA
- a CDS encoding exonuclease domain-containing protein: MQELRLLAVDLETTGLDPQVHEVLSLGLVPVDGLTIDLSGARQYAVRPTGAAGVGHSATVHGITDDEAAAAVPLSEVLPEVVAALEGRVLLAHFATLETGFLTAACRRAGLAVPDLVAVDTLELQRRILRRSRLHHHSSRGELTLSASRHHHGLPRYRSHDALTDALACAELYLAQVAALGENLTVRQLLR; this comes from the coding sequence GTGCAGGAACTCCGTCTGCTGGCCGTCGACCTGGAGACCACCGGGCTGGACCCCCAGGTGCATGAGGTGCTCAGCCTCGGACTGGTTCCCGTGGACGGGCTGACTATCGATCTGTCCGGAGCCAGGCAGTATGCCGTGCGACCGACGGGTGCCGCGGGGGTCGGGCACAGTGCCACGGTGCACGGCATCACCGACGACGAGGCCGCCGCGGCGGTGCCGCTCAGCGAGGTGCTACCCGAGGTGGTCGCGGCGCTCGAGGGCCGGGTCCTGCTGGCCCACTTCGCCACGCTGGAGACCGGCTTTCTCACCGCGGCCTGCCGGCGCGCCGGGCTCGCGGTGCCAGATCTGGTCGCGGTGGACACCCTGGAGCTGCAGCGCAGGATCCTGCGGCGCTCCCGTCTCCACCACCACTCCAGCCGCGGTGAACTCACGCTGTCCGCCTCCCGGCACCATCACGGTCTGCCGCGCTACCGGTCCCACGATGCGCTGACCGACGCCCTGGCGTGCGCGGAGCTCTACCTCGCTCAGGTCGCCGCCCTGGGCGAGAACCTCACCGTGCGCCAGCTCCTGCGCTGA